In a genomic window of Chaetodon auriga isolate fChaAug3 chromosome 1, fChaAug3.hap1, whole genome shotgun sequence:
- the calca gene encoding calcitonin/calcitonin-related polypeptide, alpha yields MLKLWTLLLAYTLIICQMYVSQAAPSRTSKESMSDGVTLSDDDAQKLLRAIKEFMQITSEEQDHQTADGNSNATAQKRACNTATCVTHRLADFLSRSGGLGHSSFVPTNVGAQAFGRRKRGGPV; encoded by the exons ATGCTGAAACTCTGGACTCTCCTTCTTGCCTATACGCTGATCATTTGTCAGATGTACGTCTCACAGGCAGCTCCGTCCAG aACTAGTAAGGAGTCCATGTCAGATGGAGTCACACTATCGGATGATGATGCGCAGAAGTTACTCAGAGCTATAAAGGAGTTCATGCAGATAACTTCAGAGGAGCAAGACCACCAAACAGCTGATGGAAACAG TAATGCAACAGCACAGAAGCGGGCATGCAACACAGCCACCTGTGTAACCCACCGCTTGGCTGACTTCCTGAGTCGGTCAGGAGGACTGGGACACAGCAGCTTCGTTCCCACCAACGTGGGTGCCCAGGCGTTTGGCAGGCGGAAGCGGGGCGGTCCTGTGTGA